A portion of the Stigmatella aurantiaca DW4/3-1 genome contains these proteins:
- a CDS encoding DUF7402 domain-containing protein, producing MPGWTNIAPEARITPSSAYTDAQGVTQGGCQAVDGLIGLDGRGEWVSHWEVNPWITLEWDTPRTIHAIDLYDRVNTWPNLNAGILRFSDNTALEVTGIPTGGALKSITFAPKTVTWVKFESTGGSGNLNGLSEIVVSEVPSPTRGHARSEQVNLVFWPGTRLTSSTPFNVGTRQLSTKFGEDPNNYHDFPNGAWLQLDLGAGNAQHVNKVRLRFGTASTVATAYKIWVGNDPELADATLAADVSNNTRQIVSQRFTPIRGRFVRVQVFNTAPGSQPVRVDGLSVYSIDPKPVTRHYPVNERGAGKAKLEPLRGWGWYHAARKANNLLSDDPVTVAPDDRDDSNTPLDLAYEGAAFRVELDDTYTLEKMILGFGRLPPTPAELQVELSVDDIHYHTVFNGTVPPGHAPVLTWSTAGGQGDAKYVRVTFPRTAAPHNVQVLSRLELYGLPVASPAILPGEAPEGSLPVGTLDVPFGGYLSAAIYDSQGKLVRTLKNREPVAKGQNRPLYWNGRDDFDHELPPGPYQWKAAVSKVSSRDDGSVGNTGNPSHGLTHAPYHAAALAYDAAGYLYTASSWEEPEMDLRRYKPNGTPDWALSGKLNTAVATDGQFVYVAQWKEQDGLMANVIRRHRASDGAPKGFTGTADGTILINPPAANPKPESQRRATADQTRWYVGINGLAADATRLWVSNYRMNRVECYDKASGVLCGSFAVRQPLGIAAGADGFIWVAHEGSRVTRFRASMPRDPSWGKPVGGLSGLADPYALSLGLGGQRLFLTELGTGSVLEYSTALGQRLATHGRQAQPGPMQPDHFRLGDRAGIAVDEQGRYVVADTGNHRLQWFYANGTLRRSMSSEFISAPFVDETGESPHFVLSGPRQYAVDLATGAWQYTHNWTPTDNAFFDAVSKRRRLQVGTHQGSPLYRDFLFYTSDGFRGGVTVYLLEPGDTGMRRAASIGSGWTGAEDNTLPGNRCFQWIDSSADGVVDPLSEVTFPDDCVSGDMNVWVSETGDLWLSQTSPGEGAVIIPLQGFDAHFNPIYGFAARTSVLPLDTSPTNYRAALIRSIPHSRQFLTLGSTAQSDQARGTTGFGSGRVATLHHPDGSEKVRVNLPDEWKAFTIAADGEYWYTGHSRDDQHWIHMYDEDGLLIATMRPGAPSRWGAGWMDHSASMTARKEPGTSTHYVYAEDVFWGRMIRYATVVHPGDVSRGSGHFTWPAWQAESARAELREAPSLGRSPP from the coding sequence TTGCCGGGCTGGACCAACATCGCGCCCGAAGCGCGAATCACCCCGTCCTCGGCCTACACCGACGCCCAAGGCGTCACCCAGGGGGGATGCCAGGCCGTGGACGGGCTCATCGGCCTGGATGGCCGGGGCGAGTGGGTCTCCCACTGGGAAGTGAATCCGTGGATCACCCTGGAGTGGGACACCCCTCGGACCATTCACGCCATCGACCTGTATGACCGCGTGAACACTTGGCCCAACCTGAACGCTGGCATCCTGAGGTTCAGCGACAACACGGCGCTGGAGGTCACCGGAATTCCCACCGGCGGGGCCCTCAAATCCATCACGTTCGCGCCCAAGACGGTGACGTGGGTGAAGTTTGAATCCACGGGCGGTAGCGGCAACCTCAATGGCCTGTCGGAGATCGTGGTCAGCGAAGTGCCGTCCCCCACGCGCGGCCATGCCCGAAGTGAGCAGGTCAACCTGGTCTTCTGGCCCGGCACCCGCCTGACCTCCAGCACCCCCTTCAACGTGGGGACGCGCCAGCTCAGCACCAAGTTCGGCGAAGACCCGAACAATTACCATGACTTTCCCAACGGCGCGTGGCTCCAGCTCGACCTGGGTGCTGGCAATGCGCAGCACGTCAACAAGGTGCGCCTGCGGTTTGGCACCGCCAGCACCGTCGCCACGGCCTACAAGATTTGGGTCGGCAACGATCCAGAGCTCGCGGACGCCACGCTGGCCGCCGACGTGAGCAACAACACCCGGCAGATCGTCTCCCAGCGGTTCACGCCCATCCGCGGACGCTTCGTGCGGGTACAGGTGTTCAATACCGCCCCGGGCTCCCAACCCGTGCGGGTGGATGGATTGTCGGTCTACTCGATCGATCCGAAGCCGGTGACGCGGCACTACCCGGTCAACGAGCGCGGCGCTGGCAAGGCGAAGCTCGAGCCCCTGCGGGGGTGGGGCTGGTACCACGCGGCGCGCAAGGCGAACAACCTCCTCTCCGATGACCCGGTGACCGTCGCACCGGACGACCGCGACGACAGCAACACCCCGCTCGATCTCGCTTACGAAGGCGCGGCGTTCCGCGTCGAGTTGGATGACACCTACACCCTGGAGAAAATGATCCTCGGCTTTGGCCGTCTCCCACCCACGCCCGCGGAGCTCCAGGTCGAGCTGTCCGTCGATGACATTCACTACCACACGGTCTTCAACGGCACCGTCCCCCCGGGGCACGCGCCGGTCCTGACATGGTCCACGGCCGGCGGTCAGGGCGATGCCAAATATGTCCGTGTCACCTTTCCCAGGACGGCCGCGCCCCACAACGTGCAGGTGCTGTCCCGCCTGGAGCTGTACGGCCTGCCCGTCGCCTCCCCGGCCATCCTCCCCGGCGAGGCGCCGGAGGGCTCGCTCCCGGTGGGCACCCTCGATGTCCCCTTCGGCGGCTACCTCAGCGCCGCGATCTACGACTCCCAGGGCAAGCTGGTCCGGACCCTGAAGAACCGAGAACCCGTGGCCAAGGGCCAGAACCGTCCGCTCTACTGGAATGGACGGGACGATTTCGATCACGAACTGCCGCCGGGCCCGTATCAGTGGAAGGCCGCCGTCAGCAAGGTGTCTTCCCGGGACGATGGGAGCGTGGGCAACACGGGCAATCCCTCTCATGGCCTGACCCATGCGCCGTATCACGCGGCGGCGCTGGCGTACGATGCCGCAGGTTATCTTTACACGGCCAGCTCCTGGGAAGAGCCGGAGATGGACTTGCGCCGCTACAAACCCAATGGCACGCCGGATTGGGCCTTGTCGGGCAAGCTCAACACCGCCGTGGCCACCGACGGCCAGTTTGTCTATGTGGCGCAGTGGAAAGAGCAGGATGGCCTCATGGCCAACGTCATCCGCCGCCACCGTGCCAGCGACGGCGCCCCCAAGGGCTTCACCGGTACGGCCGATGGCACGATCCTCATCAATCCCCCCGCGGCCAACCCCAAGCCCGAGAGCCAGCGCAGGGCCACGGCGGACCAGACCCGTTGGTACGTGGGCATCAATGGCCTGGCCGCCGATGCCACCCGTCTCTGGGTGAGCAACTACCGGATGAACCGCGTCGAATGCTACGACAAGGCTTCGGGCGTACTCTGCGGCTCCTTCGCCGTGCGCCAGCCGCTCGGCATCGCGGCCGGTGCCGACGGGTTCATCTGGGTCGCCCACGAGGGCAGCCGTGTCACCCGGTTCCGCGCGTCGATGCCGCGAGATCCTTCCTGGGGAAAACCCGTGGGCGGCCTCTCCGGACTGGCCGACCCCTATGCCCTCTCCCTGGGCCTCGGCGGCCAGCGGCTGTTCCTGACCGAGCTCGGCACCGGGAGCGTGCTGGAGTACAGCACCGCCCTGGGCCAGCGGCTCGCCACCCATGGCAGGCAGGCCCAGCCTGGACCGATGCAGCCGGATCATTTCCGCCTGGGCGACCGTGCCGGTATCGCCGTGGATGAGCAGGGCCGGTACGTCGTCGCGGACACCGGCAACCACCGCCTTCAATGGTTCTACGCCAACGGCACCCTGCGGCGCTCGATGAGCAGTGAGTTCATCTCCGCCCCGTTCGTCGACGAGACCGGCGAAAGCCCTCACTTCGTCCTCAGCGGCCCCCGCCAATACGCGGTCGATCTGGCCACCGGGGCGTGGCAATACACGCACAACTGGACGCCCACCGACAACGCGTTCTTCGATGCGGTCTCCAAGCGGCGCCGGCTCCAGGTGGGAACCCACCAGGGCAGTCCCCTCTACCGGGACTTCCTCTTCTATACCTCCGATGGCTTCCGGGGAGGCGTGACCGTCTACTTGCTCGAACCGGGTGACACCGGGATGCGCCGCGCCGCGAGCATTGGCTCGGGCTGGACCGGCGCCGAGGACAACACGCTCCCAGGAAACCGGTGCTTCCAATGGATCGACTCCTCCGCGGATGGCGTGGTCGATCCCCTGTCCGAGGTCACCTTCCCAGACGACTGCGTCAGCGGCGACATGAACGTCTGGGTCAGCGAGACCGGAGACCTGTGGCTGTCACAGACTTCGCCTGGCGAAGGGGCGGTCATCATCCCCCTTCAAGGCTTCGACGCGCATTTCAATCCAATCTACGGCTTCGCCGCCCGGACGTCCGTTCTGCCACTCGACACCTCACCCACGAATTACCGCGCGGCGCTGATCCGTTCGATCCCCCACAGCAGGCAATTCCTCACCCTCGGCTCGACGGCACAGAGTGACCAGGCCCGCGGCACCACGGGCTTTGGCAGCGGCCGCGTCGCCACGCTTCACCACCCCGATGGCTCGGAGAAGGTGCGCGTCAACCTCCCGGATGAGTGGAAGGCTTTCACCATCGCCGCGGATGGCGAGTACTGGTACACGGGCCACTCCCGCGATGACCAGCACTGGATTCACATGTATGACGAGGATGGGTTGCTCATCGCGACGATGCGTCCCGGTGCGCCCAGCCGCTGGGGCGCCGGTTGGATGGACCACTCCGCGTCCATGACGGCCCGGAAAGAACCTGGCACCTCCACCCACTATGTCTACGCCGAGGATGTCTTCTGGGGCCGGATGATCCGCTACGCCACGGTGGTCCATCCTGGCGACGTGAGCCGAGGCAGCGGCCACTTCACGTGGCCGGCCTGGCAGGCGGAATCTGCCCGGGCGGAGCTGCGAGAGGCCCCCTCGCTTGGCCGGTCCCCCCCCTGA
- a CDS encoding YncE family protein encodes MKARSTAFRRDVWSVVAAVGLLVGLLAGHEVSAQTYTLFESGQVRPLALSPSGGFLFAVNTPDNRLEVFKVASSGLTHLSSIPVGLEPVAVAARSDTEVWVVNHLSDSVSVVQLPSGGGGGVVIRTLLVGDEPRDIVFAGPGKHRAFITAAHRGQNVPFDPQFTTPGIGRADVWVFNANALGSSLGGDPVSILTLFSDTPRALAATPDGSRVYAAAFHSGNRTTIIHESLVPNGGEAAGGIPGPNTNFAGVPAPETGVLVKFNGQDWLDSLGRSWTSQVKFSLPDKDVFVIDAMSNPPAPLAGTAGFYSGVGTILFNMAVNPVSGKVYVSNTEARNDLRFEGPGLFAGTSLRGHLHESRISVLSASGAAPRHLNKHINYGVCCAALPNAENEKSLAQPLGMAVTANGATLYVAAFGSSKIGVYSTAALEADTFVPSTANQILLSGGGPTGMVLDETHGRLYVLTRFDNALSVVNTATKQEIAHLPMYNPEPASVVAGRPFLYDARKSSSHGDSSCASCHIFGDFDSLDWNLGNPDAAYTLNQNPIVPGLPEFGSDPTFGQDPNFHPLKGPLATQSLRGMANHGPMHWRGDRTGGNSAPSAQPDSGAFDEAAAFSKFNPAFMDLLGRNAQLSPTEMQQFSDFILKIVYPPNPVRKLDNSLTPRQQAGRDFFVNTTSFFHGPCESCHRIDPNANPSAGPFKGFFGTDGRSAFVGTAVFPKTPHLRNLYQKIGMFGVNYPFGFLPPDPFLGDQVRGFGFNSDGSLDTMLRFNSGFDFHPVFNSVGIPDTPEGYQAKLDMGEYLLAFESNLAPIVGQQVTLTSLNSLVAGPRIDLLVARANAGECELVAKGHMSQTEVGYLYVGGGNFKRDRQAHSLVTDAGLRLLVTTGAGALTYTCVPPGSGQRIGIDRDLNGTLDGDEGAAKYSPGPPMPIQG; translated from the coding sequence ATGAAAGCCAGGAGCACGGCGTTTCGCCGTGACGTTTGGAGTGTCGTTGCCGCCGTGGGATTGCTCGTGGGCCTGCTGGCGGGCCATGAGGTGTCCGCGCAGACCTATACCCTCTTCGAAAGCGGGCAGGTCCGGCCTCTCGCCCTCTCTCCGAGTGGCGGGTTTCTCTTCGCCGTCAACACCCCGGACAACCGCCTCGAGGTCTTCAAGGTTGCTTCCAGCGGCCTGACCCACCTCAGTTCGATTCCCGTGGGGCTGGAGCCCGTCGCGGTCGCGGCGCGAAGTGACACCGAGGTCTGGGTCGTCAATCACCTGTCCGACAGCGTGAGCGTCGTGCAACTCCCCTCCGGCGGAGGAGGGGGGGTGGTGATTCGGACCCTGCTCGTCGGCGACGAGCCGCGCGACATCGTCTTCGCCGGACCTGGCAAGCACCGGGCTTTCATCACCGCCGCCCACCGTGGCCAGAACGTCCCGTTCGATCCGCAGTTCACCACGCCGGGCATCGGCCGCGCCGACGTCTGGGTCTTCAATGCCAATGCCCTGGGCTCCTCGTTGGGGGGGGATCCGGTGTCCATCCTCACCCTCTTCAGCGACACCCCCCGCGCGCTCGCGGCAACGCCCGATGGCTCGCGCGTTTATGCCGCGGCGTTCCATTCGGGCAACCGCACCACCATCATCCACGAGAGCCTCGTGCCCAACGGGGGCGAAGCGGCCGGAGGCATTCCGGGCCCCAACACCAACTTCGCGGGCGTGCCGGCGCCAGAGACCGGCGTCCTCGTGAAGTTCAACGGGCAGGACTGGCTTGACTCGCTGGGCCGTTCTTGGACGAGCCAAGTGAAGTTCTCGCTGCCGGACAAGGACGTGTTCGTCATCGACGCCATGTCCAACCCTCCGGCGCCACTGGCCGGGACGGCCGGTTTCTACTCCGGCGTGGGCACCATCCTGTTCAACATGGCCGTCAACCCGGTGAGCGGCAAGGTGTACGTGAGCAACACCGAGGCCCGGAACGACCTGCGGTTCGAGGGCCCGGGCCTCTTTGCCGGTACCAGCTTGCGCGGGCACCTGCACGAGAGCCGCATCAGCGTGCTGAGCGCCTCGGGGGCCGCCCCCCGGCACCTCAACAAGCACATCAACTACGGCGTCTGCTGCGCCGCCCTTCCCAATGCGGAGAACGAGAAGAGCCTCGCGCAACCGCTCGGCATGGCGGTGACCGCCAACGGCGCCACCCTGTATGTGGCCGCCTTCGGCTCATCGAAGATTGGCGTCTATTCCACCGCGGCGCTCGAGGCCGACACCTTCGTGCCCAGCACGGCGAACCAGATCCTCCTGAGCGGCGGAGGCCCCACCGGCATGGTGTTGGATGAGACGCATGGACGCCTGTACGTGCTGACGCGCTTCGACAACGCCCTCTCCGTCGTCAACACCGCCACGAAGCAGGAGATCGCCCACCTGCCGATGTACAACCCCGAGCCGGCGAGCGTGGTGGCGGGACGTCCGTTTCTCTATGACGCGCGCAAGAGCTCGAGCCATGGCGACTCGTCCTGCGCGAGCTGTCACATCTTCGGCGACTTCGACAGCCTGGACTGGAACCTCGGCAACCCGGATGCCGCCTACACGCTCAATCAGAACCCCATCGTCCCGGGGCTTCCCGAATTCGGCAGCGATCCCACCTTCGGTCAGGATCCCAACTTCCACCCGCTGAAGGGCCCTCTGGCCACCCAGAGCCTGCGTGGCATGGCGAACCATGGGCCCATGCACTGGCGCGGCGACCGCACTGGCGGGAACAGCGCGCCGAGCGCCCAGCCGGACAGCGGCGCCTTCGACGAGGCCGCGGCCTTCTCGAAGTTCAACCCGGCGTTCATGGATCTGCTGGGGCGGAACGCTCAGCTCTCCCCCACGGAGATGCAGCAGTTCTCGGACTTCATCCTGAAGATCGTCTACCCGCCCAACCCCGTCCGGAAGCTGGACAACTCGCTCACACCCCGGCAACAGGCGGGCCGCGACTTCTTCGTCAATACGACGAGCTTCTTCCATGGCCCGTGCGAGTCCTGCCACCGGATCGATCCCAACGCCAACCCCAGCGCGGGCCCCTTCAAGGGCTTCTTCGGAACCGACGGCCGCTCGGCGTTCGTCGGCACGGCCGTCTTTCCCAAGACCCCCCACCTGCGCAACCTGTACCAGAAGATCGGGATGTTCGGCGTGAACTACCCCTTTGGCTTCCTGCCCCCCGATCCCTTCCTCGGAGATCAGGTGCGCGGCTTCGGGTTCAACAGCGACGGCTCGCTCGACACGATGCTGCGGTTCAACAGCGGCTTCGACTTCCACCCGGTCTTCAACTCGGTGGGCATCCCAGACACCCCCGAGGGTTACCAGGCCAAGCTGGACATGGGGGAGTACCTGCTGGCCTTCGAGAGCAACCTGGCGCCCATCGTCGGACAGCAGGTGACACTCACCTCCCTCAACTCGCTCGTGGCGGGTCCCCGCATTGATCTCCTGGTGGCGCGGGCCAATGCGGGTGAGTGCGAGCTGGTGGCCAAGGGGCACATGTCTCAGACCGAGGTGGGCTACCTCTACGTGGGCGGTGGGAACTTCAAGCGCGACCGGCAGGCCCACTCCCTCGTCACCGATGCGGGCCTCCGGCTGCTGGTCACCACGGGCGCCGGGGCGCTGACCTACACCTGTGTGCCGCCAGGCTCGGGCCAGCGCATCGGCATCGACCGCGATCTCAATGGAACCCTCGATGGGGATGAAGGGGCTGCGAAATACTCGCCAGGACCTCCCATGCCAATCCAAGGATAG
- a CDS encoding SpoIID/LytB domain-containing protein: MGWAAVTVALLAATPRFLTQGDVTPEDALRAEAAASWDALETRYVAEAGGRPPRDPPPIRLQRGAALPPERNAQGRPGLVELRQGTPGVLEARLRVALRHELAHQLLWWACPAASEDRLFHEAFAVWTSGELAEWREGPYQSLTRAAAELARWPQVDTATARRALARILGESQGFPRALSARLRQCQDGARWATPLSIDELAGVEVKAVEEAAVVVSRHSGEVLLAEGNARRAVPYGSTLKPFILAGSAGPPPLLPARPNVQEWACGSDLPKKVDGRTALLRSCNGYFLDWYARGGVPADFGPWGEVLKAVGLTGTPTDMADATGLRSTLALSPWGLAQAYRLLAEARPELIEAMKDNAARGTLSELPASAAYAGVATKTGTVRDAASRPQYGWIVAVDADAIAVVMRPGRMPRSFADEVPKLLARVRRKGGLERAQVQVLGLVQPSEVEVGCPGAGFSVEEGIPHAVPPGFSRLGERVARGPAVCLGSPWRVRAPGLPPEGRDYAGIFTFSAPPAYRPPPDVPTTERERRARRGSDFLFRTTRLQYTAGVVAAEDAALRGEARVALARVVAHNERHAQSRHGGRPLCDTTHCQAFLGTVRIKPEEEQALGLPALRWKEWLAFSQGGEDPWRERRARVRVEALLGPRLASLRFDRGRVLFVRATQEAGETFDTAETRPCEVLRSALKLPSCPHTASFDGAEIVFEGKGRGHGEGLDVEEAKASPLRNDELLERAYGKMP, encoded by the coding sequence GGGCCGCCCTGCCGCCGGAGCGCAATGCGCAAGGGAGGCCCGGCCTCGTGGAGTTGCGGCAGGGCACGCCGGGGGTGCTGGAGGCGCGCCTGCGGGTGGCGCTGCGGCACGAACTGGCACACCAGCTCCTGTGGTGGGCCTGCCCGGCGGCCTCCGAGGACCGGCTCTTCCACGAGGCCTTCGCGGTGTGGACGAGCGGCGAGCTGGCCGAGTGGCGTGAAGGGCCCTACCAGTCGCTGACCCGCGCGGCCGCGGAGCTGGCGCGTTGGCCCCAGGTGGATACTGCCACGGCGCGAAGGGCCCTGGCGCGCATCCTCGGAGAGAGCCAGGGCTTTCCCAGGGCGCTCTCCGCCCGGTTGCGCCAGTGCCAGGACGGGGCGCGCTGGGCCACGCCGCTGTCCATCGATGAGCTTGCGGGCGTGGAGGTGAAGGCGGTGGAGGAGGCCGCGGTGGTCGTGAGCCGGCATTCCGGAGAAGTGCTGCTCGCGGAGGGAAATGCCCGGCGCGCTGTTCCTTACGGCTCCACGCTCAAGCCCTTCATCCTGGCCGGGAGCGCGGGGCCGCCCCCGCTGCTGCCGGCGCGTCCAAACGTACAGGAATGGGCCTGCGGCAGTGACTTGCCCAAGAAGGTGGATGGGCGCACGGCGCTGCTGCGCTCCTGCAACGGCTACTTTCTGGACTGGTACGCGAGGGGAGGCGTTCCGGCGGACTTCGGCCCCTGGGGGGAGGTGCTGAAGGCGGTGGGGCTGACGGGCACGCCCACGGACATGGCGGATGCCACGGGCTTGCGCTCGACGCTGGCGCTGTCCCCGTGGGGGTTGGCGCAAGCCTACCGGTTGCTGGCCGAGGCGCGCCCGGAACTCATCGAGGCGATGAAGGACAATGCGGCGCGAGGGACCTTGTCGGAGCTGCCGGCTTCGGCGGCCTATGCGGGGGTGGCCACCAAGACAGGCACCGTGAGGGACGCGGCCAGCCGGCCCCAATATGGATGGATTGTCGCGGTGGACGCGGACGCGATCGCGGTGGTGATGCGGCCTGGAAGGATGCCGCGAAGCTTCGCGGACGAGGTGCCGAAGCTCCTGGCGCGGGTGCGCCGGAAGGGTGGGCTGGAGCGGGCCCAGGTGCAGGTGTTGGGGCTGGTGCAGCCGTCCGAGGTGGAGGTGGGATGCCCAGGCGCGGGGTTCTCGGTGGAGGAGGGGATTCCCCACGCGGTGCCCCCGGGGTTCTCGCGGCTTGGGGAGCGGGTGGCGCGAGGGCCCGCGGTGTGCCTGGGGAGCCCCTGGCGCGTGCGGGCGCCGGGGTTGCCACCGGAGGGGAGGGACTACGCGGGCATCTTCACCTTCTCCGCGCCGCCTGCGTACCGGCCTCCTCCGGACGTTCCCACGACCGAGCGGGAGCGCAGGGCCCGGAGGGGCTCGGACTTTCTCTTCCGCACCACGCGGCTCCAGTACACCGCGGGGGTGGTGGCGGCGGAGGACGCCGCGCTCCGGGGCGAGGCGCGGGTGGCGCTCGCGCGGGTGGTGGCGCACAACGAGCGGCATGCCCAGAGCCGGCATGGAGGGCGGCCTCTCTGCGACACCACGCACTGCCAGGCCTTTCTCGGCACGGTGCGAATCAAACCCGAGGAGGAGCAGGCGCTGGGCTTGCCCGCGCTGCGCTGGAAAGAATGGCTGGCCTTCTCCCAGGGAGGAGAAGACCCCTGGCGTGAGCGCCGGGCCCGCGTGCGGGTGGAGGCGCTGCTCGGTCCCAGGCTGGCTTCCTTGCGCTTCGACAGGGGGCGGGTGCTCTTCGTCCGGGCCACCCAGGAGGCAGGAGAGACGTTCGACACGGCCGAGACGAGACCGTGCGAGGTGCTTCGTTCAGCGCTGAAGCTCCCGTCCTGCCCCCACACAGCCTCCTTCGACGGCGCGGAGATTGTGTTCGAGGGCAAGGGGCGAGGCCACGGCGAGGGGCTGGACGTGGAGGAGGCCAAGGCCAGCCCCCTCCGCAATGACGAACTCCTGGAACGCGCCTACGGGAAGATGCCCTGA
- a CDS encoding pentapeptide repeat-containing protein, giving the protein MDSNFFSMAKLHGANLASTSLVHANLVKARLSKANLDHATLQGAALIQAMALRASFYEADLRGVDFQGADLRGAYLVHSNLESSVLRGAHLEGAVLHGARLTGADLRGATGVQAVQVSWIQLGHEGAPIRLEGEALHSWLAQAASVG; this is encoded by the coding sequence GTGGACAGCAACTTCTTCAGCATGGCGAAGCTTCATGGCGCCAACCTGGCGTCCACGTCGCTCGTTCATGCCAACCTTGTCAAAGCTCGGCTCTCTAAAGCCAACCTGGATCACGCGACACTCCAGGGCGCTGCCCTCATCCAGGCGATGGCGCTTCGAGCCAGTTTCTACGAGGCGGACCTTCGTGGAGTGGATTTTCAAGGTGCGGACCTTCGAGGGGCCTACCTCGTCCATTCCAATCTAGAATCCTCCGTGCTGCGAGGCGCTCATCTGGAAGGTGCTGTTCTTCATGGGGCGAGGCTCACTGGGGCCGACCTGCGCGGTGCGACGGGCGTGCAGGCTGTCCAAGTCTCCTGGATTCAACTGGGCCATGAGGGAGCACCCATTCGACTGGAGGGAGAAGCACTCCACTCCTGGTTGGCTCAGGCTGCATCGGTGGGGTAG